The nucleotide window ATTATTCCCTTAAGGGAACTGGGGCGGCCTAGGATTGATGTGGTCCCAAGAATCTCGGGATTTTTCAGGGACTCTTTTCCATTGCTGGTGAAGCGCATTGATGAAGCGGTCCAAATGGTGGCAGCCTTGGATGAACCCCTTGAATCAAATTTGATTCGCAGGCATGTGAGCCGGGATATAAAAGAGTATGAAAGCCGGGGACTGTCCCAAGACCAGGCCTTCCGGGAGGCCACCTTCCGGGTGTTTGGTTGTCCGCCCGGCACATATGGGGCCGGGGTATCCGAACTTGTGGAATCCAAGAACTGGAAAACCCAGGAGGATCTGGGCAACAATTATATCCGGTATTCCAGTCATGCGTATGGAGAGGGCAGCTATGGTCTGCAAAAACCGGCTGTATTCAGAACGCTTCTATCCCGGATGAATGTGACGGTTAAAAATGAGGATTCTCGGGAATATGACATGATGTCCTGTACGGATTACTATAATTATTATGGCGGACTCATTGTCGCCGGAAAAACAGTGACCGGCAAGTTCCCCTTTTCCATGGTCGGAGACAGTTCCGATCCCAAACGGGTGAAAATGAGAACCACCCATGAAGAGGCGAAACATGTCTTAAGATCAAGGCTGGTCAATCCAAAATGGCTGGAAGGAATGATGCGCCACGGCTACAAAGGCGCAGGGGATATTTCCCATATGATGGATGTGGCCCTGGGCTGGGATGCCACGGCCGAAGTCATGGAAGACTGGATGTACGAACGTATGGCAAATGCCTATGTCCTGGATGAAAAAATGAAAGAATGGATGAACGCGGTTAATCCCTATGCCCGCCAAAATATTCTGGATAAATTACTGGAAGCCATTTCCAGGGGCATGTGGCAGGCAGATTCAAAAATGGAGGCCACCCTTAAAGAAGAATACCTTGAAATTGAAGGGGAAATAGAAGGTCTCACGGAATAAAATGAAACCACTGTTTTTTTTGCTCCCGATCCTTATTCTGGCATCTGTTTTCGCACCATCTGAAGTCCCGGGATTCACAGAAACCAAAGCCTATGTCCTTATCACAAAAGCAGATATTGAAGGGTTGCGTGCCGGCCGGATTCAGGACGTCCTGAACCTGGTACCCGGTGTCAATGCAGGGGATACATCCATTGCCATCCGGGGGGTCTATAAGGTGAGAGTGGTAATGGACGGAAAAATGATCAATGATCCAACTTCCAGTTACGGGGGGGTGAAATGGGAAACGATCTCCCTGCAGAAGGTTGAATCCATAAAGGTGTATAAAAGTTCCGGCAGTACCGCCTTTGGCAGTGATGCCAGCGGTGGTGTGATTGTGATTACCACGGACAAAACCCGGGAGACTTCTGGATTTGTGGAAGCCCATACCGGCAATTTTGATACCCACCATACCTATCTTTCCTGCCGGTCAGGAACAGAACGGTTTTCCCTGTCTGCTTCGGCAGGCCTTGACCGGACCGACGGCTATCGGCCAAATGCTGATAAAGAAAAAAAAATGATCCAGGGAGATGCGGGGTTTTCCCCGGATAACACCACCCGGTTTCGAATTTTTGCAAGTCAGCTTTCCGAGGACAGGGGTTCTCCGGGAATGAATGCCTATCCCACCCCCAATGCCCGGTATGCCTATGATCTTTTTTCCGGCCTTTTCACTGCTGACATATGGAAATTTCAAAATAAACTGACTTATATTGATGCGGAAAGGAAAAATACCAATCCGGACACCCACCTGGATACCCTGTTAAGAATTGAAAAAATCAGGGATGAACTGACCCGGCAGATCCAGTGGGATCATTGGGGCAACCTGTCCATTGGTTCAGGAGGTGAAAAAACCACTGCCCGGTCCACGGGATTTGCCACCCGGGAAGAGACCCATGCATGGGGGTTTGCCACTTTTTCCGGTCAATTGGACCGCATACCGGTTCAGTTCAGTCTGGGAGGCAGAGTTGAAACATATTCCGAG belongs to Desulfobacula toluolica Tol2 and includes:
- a CDS encoding TonB-dependent receptor — its product is MKPLFFLLPILILASVFAPSEVPGFTETKAYVLITKADIEGLRAGRIQDVLNLVPGVNAGDTSIAIRGVYKVRVVMDGKMINDPTSSYGGVKWETISLQKVESIKVYKSSGSTAFGSDASGGVIVITTDKTRETSGFVEAHTGNFDTHHTYLSCRSGTERFSLSASAGLDRTDGYRPNADKEKKMIQGDAGFSPDNTTRFRIFASQLSEDRGSPGMNAYPTPNARYAYDLFSGLFTADIWKFQNKLTYIDAERKNTNPDTHLDTLLRIEKIRDELTRQIQWDHWGNLSIGSGGEKTTARSTGFATREETHAWGFATFSGQLDRIPVQFSLGGRVETYSEFDESFSPEITAGIHKNAFRAKISFSRTHNIPSFYQRYYQSTSMLPNPDLTPEQADNISLSLSMAVSDWMSLDLSPFYNRITDRITYVREGSTGSYVNLGKVTYTGVDLSFDVKPGKNLKLKTTYTYLEAKDENTGLFLSSKPRHRAMADLVYTPAQSFCLRLSLEHVSSVFANKANTRKEDGYTLGNVRLEYRLKLSFLKESVTLFTEVKNIGDTFYMYGDGYSGAPRTWITGARIKF